The Mobula birostris isolate sMobBir1 chromosome 11, sMobBir1.hap1, whole genome shotgun sequence genome has a segment encoding these proteins:
- the LOC140205387 gene encoding pleckstrin homology-like domain family A member 2, with the protein MKGLTVASRGAIKVGALEKRSESLLQLWKKKQCTLTRDSLLLTDGDGRGCRCKELSFDTIRKLECVERKGTRVYFTIVTTDWREIDFRCEDASSWNAAITLALVAFKNERAVREFHARKPVKRWRGWAA; encoded by the coding sequence ATGAAGGGGCTGACTGTGGCGTCCAGGGGGGCAATTAAAGTCGGGGCACTGGAGAAGCGGAGCGAGAGCCTGCTGCAGCTCTGGAAGAAGAAGCAGTGCACACTGACCCGGGACAGCCTGCTGCTGACCGACGGCGATGGCAGGGGCTGTCGCTGTAAGGAGCTGAGCTTCGACACCATCCGCAAGCTGGAGTGTGTGGAGAGGAAGGGCACGCGTGTCTACTTCACCATCGTGACCACCGACTGGCGGGAGATCGACTTCCGATGCGAGGATGCCAGCTCCTGGAACGCCGCCATCACCCTCGCCCTGGTGGCCTTCAAGAACGAGCGGGCGGTGAGGGAGTTCCACGCGAGGAAGCCCGTCAAGAGGTGGCGGGGGTGGGCTGCGTGA